One Coccinella septempunctata chromosome 1, icCocSept1.1, whole genome shotgun sequence DNA window includes the following coding sequences:
- the LOC123307121 gene encoding uncharacterized protein LOC123307121, protein MYRQILILPEQRDYQRIVWRFSKHEPLQYYRLNTVTYGVSSAPFIALRTLRQLASDDGPKFPAARQVLLDEIYVDDILTGCSSEAEALELRQQVQDLLKAGGFELRKWATNHLPLLDGVPADHCRESSSTDPLLLDREPGLKILGLGWNPSSDHFFYSVRSTSTAITKRTVLSQMAKIFDPLGWLTPVTFYAKIFFRQLCLLHLEWDQPLSNEVQRPWLQFQSQLPTLSELHIPRFIPDVSSSTHRLVGFCDASESGYAAVVYLRTFASSGHCQVSLLAAKSKIAPCKAITLPRLELCGAHLLAKLMHHLSTRVLQHLGAECMAFCDSSVALSWIRGESHRWKTFVGNRVAEIQDLIPSDCWRHVVSEDNPADCASRGLMPADIHHHPLWWRGPHWLSFDSSLWPFSSVDSSQTDRVDEEAKPISALMVAAIFDEPTMIDRFSSYLRLKRVTAFCRRFIMNTRGTSFPRSGFLSSVELQEAEACLIRLVQSVYFAEELSELRKPSSRLRLIMKLHLFCDEHGLIRVGGRLSAALLPYRHKHPVLLPKNSHLTHLIIDDAHYRLLHAGALATHSYIRRRYWILDGRNVVRNRLRRCNRCFSCKPRPLVQPMGNLPPSAMAFLTTGVDYAGPFYVTSARLRGAVSTKAYLVVFICFTTKAVHLELASELSTPAFIAAYRRFVARRGHPSVIFSDNGTNFVGAHNYLRDLGRLLSAPQHQQSLCDAASSSGTDWRFIPPSSPHFGGLWEAAVKSAKHHLTRVIGEQKLTYEEFLTVCTQVEAILNSRPLYLPSSDPSDFEALTPGHFLIFRPLNAPPDHDVSSVSVNRLSRWQLVQRFQQDFWKRWRQEYLHTLQQRHKWLQPSTPILPGTVVIIRDDGLPPLKWSIGRISSVFPGADSTTRVADVATPSGTIRRPIVKLCPLPSQ, encoded by the coding sequence ATGTACCGACAGATCCTGATACTCCCTGAGCAAAGGGACTATCAACGTATAGTCTGGCGTTTTAGCAAACACGAACCTCTCCAATATTATCGTCTGAACACCGTCACGTATGGAGTTTCTTCTGCTCCCTTCATAGCACTTAGGACCCTTCGACAACTGGCTTCGGATGACGGACCCAAGTTTCCTGCTGCTAGGCAAGTATTGCTGGATGAAATTTATGTTGATGACATCTTGACAGGCTGTTCATCCGAGGCTGAAGCTCTCGAGTTGCGACAGCAAGTGCAGGATCTGCTCAAGGCGGGCGGTTTCGAGCTACGCAAATGGGCTACTAATCATCTTCCTCTGCTAGACGGTGTTCCGGCCGACCATTGTAGAGAATCCTCGTCCACTGACCCCCTTCTTCTCGATCGTGAACCAGGTCTCAAGATTCTGGGGCTTGGGTGGAACCCTTCATCTGATCACTTCTTCTATTCTGTTCGGTCGACTTCAACGGCAATCACCAAGCGAACTGTGCTGAGTCAGATGGCTAAAATCTTCGACCCTCTGGGATGGTTAACTCCTGTTACCTTCTATGCTAAAATCTTCTTCCGTCAGCTCTGCCTACTCCATCTGGAGTGGGACCAACCTCTTTCGAATGAGGTTCAGCGcccatggttgcaatttcagtCCCAGCTCCCCACTTTGTCAGAGCTTCACATACCACGATTCATCCCTGACGTTTCTTCTTCTACGCATCGGTTGGTTGGCTTCTGTGATGCTTCTGAATCAGGCTACGCTGCGGTCGTTTATCTCCGCACTTTTGCATCGTCTGGTCACTGCCAGGTGTCTCTTCTAGCGGCCAAATCAAAAATTGCTCCTTGCAAGGCTATAACTCTACCTCGTTTGGAGCTGTGCGGTGCTCATCTTCTCGCAAAGCTTATGCATCACCTGTCCACTCGCGTGTTGCAGCATCTCGGCGCTGAGTGCATGGCCTTCTGTGACTCTTCTGTGGCCTTGTCGTGGATCCGCGGCGAGAGTCACAGGTGGAAGACATTTGTCGGCAATCGGGTTGCTGAAATCCAAGATCTCATTCCCTCTGACTGCTGGAGACATGTAGTGTCTGAGGACAACCCAGCTGATTGTGCCTCTCGAGGATTGATGCCTGCAGACATTCATCATCACCCATTGTGGTGGCGGGGTCCTCACTGGTTGTCTTTCGACTCATCCTTATGGCCCTTTTCCTCTGTTGATTCATCTCAAACTGATCGAGTAGACGAAGAAGCCAAGCCGATCTCCGCTTTGATGGTAGCGGCTATCTTCGATGAACCCACCATGATTGACCGCTTTTCCTCGTATCTTCGACTCAAGCGGGTCACCGCCTTTTGTCGAagattcataatgaatactCGTGGTACATCATTCCCTCGGTCAGGTTTTCTTTCCTCTGTTGAGCTCCAGGAGGCGGAAGCCTGCTTAATACGTCTGGTCCAATCTGTTTATTTCGCCGAGGAGTTGTCTGAGCTTCGAAAGCCATCTTCTCGTCTTCGGCTCATCATGAAGCTTCACCTTTTTTGTGACGAGCATGGACTTATTCGTGTTGGAGGCCGCCTGTCAGCGGCCTTGTTGCCGTATAGACACAAACACCCTGTtcttctgccaaagaatagccATCTCACTCATCTGATTATCGATGATGCCCATTATCGTCTCCTGCACGCCGGCGCTTTAGCTACTCATTCATATATTCGTCGCCGGTACTGGATTCTGGACGGACGTAATGTAGTACGCAATCGACTGCGCAGGTGCAATCGATGCTTCTCGTGCAAACCTCGTCCCCTGGTACAACCAATGGGCAATCTGCCCCCCTCTGCTATGGCCTTTCTTACCACTGGTGTCGACTACGCCGGACCCTTTTACGTCACGAGTGCCCGACTACGTGGGGCTGTCAGCACGAAGGCATACCTGGTTGTTTTCATCTGCTTCACCACCAAGGCAGTTCACCTAGAATTGGCATCTGAGCTGTCCACTCCAGCGTTCATCGCTGCTTATCGGCGGTTCGTTGCGCGCCGCGGTCACCCTTCCGTCATCTTTTCCGACAACGGGACCAACTTCGTTGGAGCTCATAACTACCTTCGTGACCTTGGTCGCTTATTGTCAGCTCCACAACATCAGCAGAGTCTTTGTGATGCTGCCTCGTCGTCTGGAACCGATTGGCGATTTATACCCCCTTCCAGTCCTCACTTTGGCGGCCTTTGGGAGGCCGCTGTGAAATCTGCTAAGCATCATCTCACTCGCGTTATCGGCGAGCAGAAACTCACTTACGAGGAATTTCTCACCGTCTGTACACAGGTTGAGGCTATTCTCAACTCCCGTCCTCTGTATCTTCCCTCATCTGACCCTTCGGATTTTGAGGCCCTCACACCGGGGCATTTCTTGATTTTCCGCCCCCTCAACGCTCCTCCTGACCATGATGTCAGTTCCGTGTCGGTGAATCGCTTATCTCGTTGGCAGCTAGTCCAGCGATTCCAGCAGGATTTTTGGAAGCGCTGGCGTCAGGAATACTTGCATACCTTGCAGCAACGTCATAAGTGGTTGCAGCCGTCTACCCCTATCCTTCCGGGCACTGTGGTCATCATTCGAGATGATGGTCTTCCTCCTCTGAAGTGGAGTATCGGCCGTATATCATCTGTTTTTCCCGGAGCTGACTCCACAACTCGTGTGGCTGATGTTGCCACCCCTTCTGGGACAATTCGGCGACCAATCGTCAAGCTGTGTCCTCTTCCAAGTCAGTAG